Proteins encoded by one window of uncultured Fibrobacter sp.:
- the ychF gene encoding redox-regulated ATPase YchF: protein MGFKCGIVGLPNVGKSTIFNAITNAGAEAANYPFCTIEPNVGMVSVPDSRLDELVKVYNPKSIVPAVTEFVDIAGLVKGAAQGEGLGNQFLTHIRECEAIMEVIRCFDDENIVHVHGSVDPVRDVEIIETELILKDLDSVEKRLATEAKAARMGGAEAKARLAACEKLRDAFQEGKAARTVMHDSEEMELIVKDLALLTAKPLFYCANVKEDDILTGNAYVDQLKEYAAKNGHEVIMISGKIEEELSAMEPADKAEFLKELGMKESGLDAVVRKGYEILGLRTFFTAGEKECRAWTFHAGYKAPQCAGVIHTDFERGFIRAETLSYSDFLKHGSWNAAKEAGLVRTEGKDYVVQDGDIMYFLFNV, encoded by the coding sequence ATGGGTTTTAAATGCGGTATCGTAGGCCTCCCCAACGTGGGCAAGTCCACCATCTTTAACGCCATCACCAACGCCGGCGCAGAAGCAGCCAACTATCCGTTCTGCACCATCGAACCGAACGTGGGTATGGTGAGCGTGCCGGACAGCCGCCTCGACGAACTGGTCAAGGTATACAATCCGAAATCCATCGTTCCCGCCGTTACAGAATTTGTGGACATTGCAGGCCTTGTAAAGGGAGCTGCCCAGGGCGAAGGCCTCGGCAACCAGTTCCTGACCCACATCCGTGAATGCGAAGCCATCATGGAAGTCATCCGCTGCTTCGACGACGAAAACATCGTGCACGTGCACGGCAGCGTAGACCCGGTCCGCGACGTGGAAATCATCGAAACCGAACTGATTTTGAAGGACCTCGACTCTGTCGAAAAGCGCCTCGCTACCGAAGCCAAGGCCGCCCGCATGGGTGGTGCCGAAGCCAAGGCCCGCCTCGCCGCATGCGAAAAGCTCCGCGACGCCTTCCAGGAAGGCAAGGCCGCCCGCACCGTGATGCACGACAGCGAAGAAATGGAACTCATCGTGAAGGATTTGGCCCTGCTGACCGCAAAGCCGCTCTTCTACTGCGCAAACGTGAAGGAAGACGACATCCTCACCGGTAACGCCTACGTGGACCAGCTGAAGGAATACGCCGCCAAGAACGGCCACGAAGTCATCATGATCAGCGGCAAGATCGAAGAAGAACTCTCTGCCATGGAACCCGCCGACAAGGCCGAATTTCTCAAGGAACTCGGCATGAAGGAATCGGGCCTCGACGCCGTGGTGCGCAAGGGCTACGAAATCCTCGGTCTGCGCACCTTCTTTACTGCAGGCGAAAAGGAATGCCGCGCTTGGACGTTCCATGCAGGCTACAAGGCCCCTCAGTGCGCAGGCGTGATTCACACCGACTTCGAACGCGGCTTCATTCGCGCCGAAACATTGAGCTACAGCGACTTCCTGAAGCATGGCAGCTGGAATGCCGCCAAGGAAGCAGGCCTCGTCCGCACCGAAGGCAAGGACTACGTGGTACAGGATGGCGACATCATGTACTTCCTGTTCAACGTGTAA